Proteins encoded in a region of the Planococcus citri chromosome 1, ihPlaCitr1.1, whole genome shotgun sequence genome:
- the LOC135847225 gene encoding uncharacterized protein LOC135847225 isoform X1, with amino-acid sequence MHLFASSILCLTLCCFHIHITKARPESNSDFNKKYQAILFNLTRNESGSACPATTKQEKKINDDISITGRSIFLQTVYKHDEAKGNISLDICETSPQPVMVYNSKQDAFEIGYELYYEEGKIQLLEDNKYHSYKSVEINNKSKSPSKFVFSRHDSKNSKFVFIDGSITLVFHWISQVLIKTSKHYKLIEWEKNINVVKNNVQSKCQDHHLEGWNEINVSEARTNNESYKESTNHEKQSQKILKKSQIIPLWYFNTDSGRLASCTHMNVILVWKGIADGQLKKVDLFIAAVISTLESYNRFDQKVTFGVNGGYEQLNYTMNGEHHQLLIPKTIFRLVQGVFYGSLYAALIVIHNKADYIADSERLCSHETIISGWDTIQNYDPRTGITYVCQVTEELQKKLGVPEYVQFLPFPKHPLKFRGIPVEPLQLDAIPYSEHPSWDYTYPIEDHDVTGYVDDKFKKLLQTSRPENHH; translated from the exons atgcatttatttGCATCTTCCATACTATGTTTAACATTGTGCTGTTTCCATATTCATATAACGAAGGCGCGGCCAGAAAGTAATTcagatttcaacaaaaaatatcaag ctattcTTTTCAATCTAACCAGAAATGAAAGCGGTTCAGCATGTCCAGCAACAAccaaacaagagaaaaaaattaacgatgaCATCTCCATCACTGGTAGAAGTATATTTTTGCAAACTGTTTATAAACATGATGAAGCGAAAGGAAATATCTCATTGGATATTTGTGAGACGTCTCCTCAACCTGTTATGGTTTATAATTCCAAACAGGATGCTTTTGAAATTGGTTACGAG TTATACTATGAAGAAGGCAAGATTCAGTTGCTGGAAGACAACAAATATCATTCCTATAAATCA GTAGAGATTAATAACAAATCAAAATCTCCGAGCAAATTCGTTTTCAGTCGCCATGATagtaagaattcaaaatttgttttcatcgaTGGATCCATCACGTTG GTTTTCCATTGGATATCACAGGTATTGattaaaacatcaaaacattACAAACTAATCGaatgggagaaaaatatcaacgtcgtgaaaaataatgttcaatCCAAATGTCAAGACCACCATTTAGAAGGATGGAATGAGATCAAT GTATCAGAAGCTAGAACCAACAATGAAAGCTACAAAGAGTCGACGAATCACGAAAAAcaatctcaaaaaattctgaaaaaatcacaaatcatTCCACTATGGTATTTCAACACAGATTCAGGTAGACTTGCCTCTTGCACACACATGAATGTTATACTAGTTTGGAAAGGTATCGCCGATGggcaattgaaaaaagttgacctaTTCATTGCTGCAGTGATTAGTACTCTAGAA TCATACAATCGATTTGATCAGAAAGTTACTTTTGGTGTAAACGGAGGTTATGAACAACTCAATTACACAATGAATGGCGAACACCATCAACTTCTTATTCCAAAAACCATATTTCGACTGGTTCAAGGAGTGTTCTATGGTTCTCTGTATGCTGCTCTGATTGTAATTCACAATAAAGCGGATTATATTGCAGATAGTGAGAGGCTCTGCAGCCATGAAACAATAATTTCAGGCTGGGAtacaattcaaaattatgatcCAAGAACTGGAATAACATATGTGTGCCAGGTAACAGAggagcttcaaaaaaaattaggcgTTCCTGAATATGTTCAATTCCTTCCATTTCCAAAACACCCTTTGAAATTTCGGGGCATTCCAGTAGAGCCTTTACAATTGGATGCAATTCCTTACTCTGAGCATCCATCATGGGATTACACCTATCCCATAGAGGATCATGATGTTACAGGTTATGTAGATGACAAGTTTAAAAAGTTGTTACAAACTTCCAGACCTGAAAATCATCACTAG
- the LOC135847225 gene encoding uncharacterized protein LOC135847225 isoform X2: protein MSAYFILLWFILCNFHSHKHITKSQQISINSTRYNKQIEWKDCMVAINGGNEAYELDNQDIKVQFHSPLNVSEEKACSDECCKQSHGVLKKAQIIPLWCFCLDYTLDSSTDTNVILVWKNIADRQLKRVDLFISAVLDCLDSYDRTDKSVTFGVHDAHERFRYTLDAEFQHIPIPKIMYRVVQGSYYVGGCGAVIIIHNEPAHVPDSDKLCDNHQMLSGWEMIVNNDPKSGLTYVCQLTGDLCDKLGIVENWAPPLHLDAIPFSEHPEWDFTFPIEDVDGTDRVHSNFFGLCENMGI from the exons ATGTCAgcatattttatattattatggTTCATATTGTGCAATTTCCATTCGCACAAACACATAACAAAGTCACAACAGATATCCATTAACTCAACGAGATACAACAAGCAAATCGAATGGAAAGATTGCATGGTGGCCATTAATGGAGGAAATGAAGCTTATGAATTGGACAATCAGGATATCAAAGTACAATTTCATTCTCCCTTGAAT GTATCGGAGGAAAAGGCTTGCAGTGATGAATGTTGTAAACAATCACAcggagttttgaaaaaagcacaaataaTTCCACTATGGTGTTTTTGCTTGGATTATACGCTTGATTCTTCTACGGACACGAATGTTATAttggtttggaaaaatattgctGATAGACAACTGAAAAGAGTTGATCTCTTCATTTCTGCAGTGCTTGATTGTCTGGACAGT TATGATCGAACAGATAAATCTGTTACCTTTGGAGTACATGATGCACATGAACGATTCAGATACACATTGGATGCTGAATTTCAGCACATTCCAATCCCGAAAATTATGTATCGGGTGGTCCAAGGATCGTATTATGTCGGTGGTTGTGGTGCTGTCATTATAATTCACAATGAACCAGCCCATGTGCCAGACAGTGATAAGTTATGCGATAACCATCAGATGCTTTCGGGCTGGGAAATGATCGTAAATAATGATCCAAAAAGTGGATTAACATACGTGTGCCAGCTAACAGGAGACCTTTGCGATAAATTAggtattgttgaaaattgggCACCGCCTTTACACCTGGATGCAATTCCTTTCTCTGAGCATCCCGAATGGGATTTCACCTTTCCAATAGAAGACGTTGATGGTACTGATCGAGTGCATAGCAATTTTTTCGGATTGTGTGAAAATATGGGAATTTAA
- the LOC135845875 gene encoding uncharacterized protein LOC135845875, translated as MDKTTDRGKSRNEKKSFVAGKITCVVCSQSHFLNNCKDFMAKTPKERYNVVKKNDLCLNCFNPFHSTDKCTRPTCGTCSRKHNTLLHWTPAITVQQNQNGNGGEKPDPQTGSGTPKSSFSATLTVQNKSVLLPSAVVKANINQQTILARVLLDNCSQVNLVAKPFIKTNNIHTRKSGEITSLGGIVEGVEILDTVADIVLQSRFSDFKLPISAEVVAKIPYRVNYSAVLNLPGEYANLPLAECKLPHSNVDIILGAEHYEYVMKNHRYFCEKLSLRETEFGFVVSGINNSSAISPNVYCGLTQVDIDSQLKKFWQTEELNDSYVSHKDDVCLEYKLIEEHFEKTHTRADDGRFIVRLPTKPTIDVLNGSYSKALAMLKRSEKHTPKDIRKEYVNFMTEYEQLGHMRKLNASEVQLAKYFIPHQMVCKPTSTTTKYRVVFNASSIDLSGTCLNDHLMIGPTLQPELFDNMVRFRFFIIAFCADIEKMYRQMFVNPEDCKYQCILWRKDENEPVSVCELCTITYGTKPAAYIATRCLREVAKKLKKRNPRAAKSIEDDFYIDDYTTGDDTVEGALELQNAVHQELKNYGFPLRKYQSNSEEFLSKLDSSLVEPLTSRSFGDRDSVNVLGLNWCTKNDTLCVVLNLNPLPDSITKRILLSDIARVFDVLGVLSPITVRAKIILQDLWRESLKWDDKLSDHLQDKFLKYQRELSQLKKYSVPRLCVPFKVRIELVGFCDTSPKAYCAVVYIRCVDKCGNVKVNFVCSKTKVAPLKPVLTIPRLELQAALLLAKLMIRVKNNLNIDSNNLYAFSDSMIVLSWLKLPLNALKTFVSNRVEKILDHVGRWMYVDTASNPADLATRGLNVTEFMERKNLLWLKGPTWVENDFDEHLNSDVKISDNIELLEMRVPKIAFVCCSIEASTLSTFSSYLKVIHAVSYMFRWVDKKRGILHQGELTTDENIRSLDALIKYSQNMFFGKDLARLANGQNLKKDSSLRSLDPFIDDKGILRVGGRLKNAQLPFDKRHPIILSAKCNLVNLLVDYVHEKYFHCSRVVVYSYIQNQYWIVGGVNNAIKKVIRECVLCRRLRAVTGKQIMGQLPSTRITPARPFLNVGIDLCGPFTVRCLGHRSLKHNKVYAAFFVCMCTRAVHIELVSDLSTDVFLKAFRRFVARRGLPSQVYSDNGKNFVGANNILKEQYKIQQYAANEQIKWQFITPRAPHQGGLWEAAIKSGKSLIVKACKNHVLNMEDLHTVTCQVESILNSRPLCYQKETLADEPFGVITPGHFLIGSNLLVPPFDDDNSSMDLSSRLKAQQSIIQSFWNEWRKSYLNSLQIRNKWQARDSNIAVNDIVALKEDNVAVLNWPMGIVVAVYPDKEGEIRNVMVKTSTGKYQRAVTRVVKLLSAEEAHAPQPGGVC; from the coding sequence ATGGATAAAACTACTGATCGTGGAAAATCACGTAATGAGAAAAAGTCGTTTGTGGCTGGAAAAATAACTTGTGTTGTGTGTTCTCAATCACACTTCCTAAACAATTGCAAAGATTTCATGGCAAAAACGCCAAAGGAACGGTATAACGTGGTCAAGAAAAATGACTTGTGCCTTAATTGTTTTAATCCGTTCCATTCGACAGATAAATGTACTAGACCAACTTGTGGTACTTGTTCTCGAAAACATAATACGCTGCTCCATTGGACTCCAGCAATAACAGTTCAACAGAATCAAAATGGAAATGGTGGTGAAAAACCAGACCCCCAAACAGGGTCCGGTACGCCAAAATCTTCGTTTTCTGCAACTTTAACTGTTCAAAACAAATCAGTGCTGCTGCCTTCAGCCGTTGTCAAGGCTAACATAAATCAACAAACTATTCTCGCTCGTGTGCTTCTTGATAATTGTTCTCAAGTTAACCTCGTCGCGAAACCCTTTATTAAAACAAACAACATTCATACGCGTAAATCCGGTGAAATTACGTCGTTAGGCGGTATAGTCGAAGGTGTCGAAATTCTAGACACGGTTGCAGATATCGTTTTGCAGTCCAGATTTTCTGATTTCAAGCTTCCAATTTCAGCTGAAGTGGTTGCCAAAATACCTTATCGAGTGAATTATTCTGCTGTCTTGAATCTTCCTGGTGAATACGCAAACTTACCTCTTGCAGAATGTAAATTGCCACACTCTAACGTGGATATCATTCTTGGAGCTGAACATTATGAATATGTGATGAAAAACCATCgctatttttgtgaaaaactgaGCTTAAGAGAAACTGAATTTGGATTCGTTGTCTCTGGCATTAACAATTCATCTGCAATATCACCAAATGTGTACTGTGGATTGACTCAAGTTGATATTGACTCTCAACTTAAAAAATTCTGGCAAACTGAAGAATTAAACGATTCGTATGTGTCTCACAAAGATGACGTATGTTTGGAATATAAGCTCATTGaagagcattttgaaaaaactcatacCAGGGCAGATGATGGTCGTTTTATAGTTAGGCTGCCAACAAAACCTACTATAGACGTTTTAAATGGGTCATATTCAAAAGCCCTTGCTATGCTAAAACGGAGTGAAAAACATACTCCAAAAGATATTCGAAAAGAATATGTCAATTTCATGACAGAATATGAGCAACTTGGTCATATGCGCAAATTAAATGCATCCGAAGTTCAATTGGCTAAATATTTCATACCACATCAAATGGTATGCAAACCTACAAGTACTACTACTAAATATCGTGTAGTCTTTAACGCTTCCAGTATCGATTTGTCTGGAACTTGTCTAAATGACCATCTGATGATTGGTCCAACATTGCAACCAGAATTATTCGACAATATGGTGAGATTTCGTTTCTTCATCATTGCATTTTGtgctgatattgaaaaaatgtatcgcCAAATGTTTGTAAATCCTGAAGACTGCAAATACCAGTGTATTTTGTGGCGTAAGGATGAAAATGAACCAGTTTCTGTTTGTGAACTTTGCACCATCACATATGGTACTAAACCTGCTGCATACATTGCAACTAGATGTTTGCGTGAAGTggctaaaaagttgaaaaagaggAATCCTCGTGCTGCAAAGTcaattgaagatgatttttacATTGATGATTACACCACTGGTGATGATACTGTTGAAGGTGCTCTAGAGCTACAAAATGCTGTGcatcaagaattgaaaaattatggttttcCTTTGCGGAAATATCAGTCTAACTCTGAAGAATTTCTCAGTAAACTTGACTCTTCATTAGTTGAGCCATTAACATCTCGTTCGTTTGGTGATCGCGATTCTGTGAATGTGCTCGGTTTAAATTGGTGTACTAAAAATGATACCCTATGTGTCGTGTTAAACTTGAATCCCTTGCCTGATTCAATAACAAAACGTATTTTACTTTCCGATATTGCGCGCGTTTTTGATGTGCTTGGAGTGCTCTCGCCAATCACAGTTCGtgctaaaattattttgcaaGACTTGTGGCGTGAAAGTTTAAAATGGGATGATAAATTGAGTGATCATCTCCAAgataaatttctgaaatatcAACGTGAATTAAGTCAATTAAAAAAGTACTCTGTGCCGCGTTTGTGCGTTCCGTTTAAAGTGCGAATCGAATTGGTCGGTTTCTGTGATACATCGCCGAAAGCATATTGTGCGGTCGTGTATATTCGGTGTGTCGATAAGTGCGGTAATGTCAAAGTTAACTTTGTGTgctcaaaaacaaaagttgcaCCTCTCAAACCTGTACTAACTATACCTCGGTTAGAACTACAAGCTGCTCTCTTATTGGCAAAACTCATGATTCGAGTAAAAAACAATCTAAACATTGACTCAAATAACTTATATGCATTTTCCGATTCAATGATAGTTCTCAGTTGGTTAAAACTACCTCTGAATGCTTTGAAAACCTTTGTCTCAAACAGAGTCGAAAAAATTCTTGATCATGTAGGAAGATGGATGTATGTTGATACTGCATCCAACCCGGCCGATCTGGCCACTCGTGGTCTTAACGTAACTGAATTtatggaaagaaaaaatttattgtggTTGAAAGGACCCACATGGgtggaaaatgattttgatgaaCATTTAAACTCTGATGTCAAAATTAGTGACAACATCGAATTACTTGAAATGCGTGTGCCTAAAATAGCATTTGTGTGTTGCTCGATTGAGGCTTCGACCTTATCAACCTTTTCGTCTTATTTAAAAGTGATTCATGCTGTGTCGTATATGTTTCGTTGGGTAGATAAAAAACGTGGTATTCTACATCAAGGCGAATTAACTACTGACGAAAATATTCGTTCATTAGATGCTTTAATTAAGTATTCTCAAAATATGTTCTTTGGAAAAGATCTGGCTCGCTTAGCCAATGGTCAAAACCTTAAAAAGGATAGCAGTTTACGATCTCTCGATCCTTTCATTGATGATAAGGGTATTTTACGAGTAGGTGGAAGGTTGAAAAATGCTCAACTTCCTTTTGATAAACGCCATCCTATTATTTTGTCTGCTAAATGCAACCTTGTAAACTTACTGGTAGATTATGTACATGAGAAGTATTTTCACTGTTCACGTGTAGTTGTCTACTCTTATATTCAAAATCAGTATTGGATTGTTGGTGGTGTCAACAATGCCATAAAAAAGGTGATCCGTGAATGCGTTCTTTGTCGTCGACTACGTGCTGTCACTGGAAAACAAATTATGGGCCAACTGCCCTCAACTCGTATCACACCAGCTCGTCCCTTCCTCAATGTTGGCATCGATCTGTGTGGACCTTTCACTGTGCGCTGCCTTGGACATCGTTCCTTAAAACACAATAAGGTGTATGCTGCATTTTTTGTCTGCATGTGCACAAGAGCTGTGCACATTGAACTTGTTTCTGACCTGTCTACTGATGTCTTTCTAAAGGCATTTCGCCGTTTTGTGGCTAGACGTGGTCTACCTTCCCAAGTCTATAGTGACAATGGAAAAAACTTTGTTGGTGCTAACAACATTCTAAAAGAACagtataaaattcaacaatatgCCGCAAATGAGCAAATCAAATGGCAGTTCATCACCCCTCGTGCCCCGCATCAAGGTGGCTTATGGGAAGCTGCAATTAAGTCAGGCAAATCGTTAATTGTAAAGGCCTGCAAAAATCATGTTCTCAATATGGAAGATTTGCATACTGTGACTTGTCAAGTGGAAAGTATCCTGAATTCCCGTCCGTTATGCTACCAAAAGGAGACTTTGGCAGATGAACCATTTGGTGTAATTACTCCAGGTCACTTTCTGATTGGTTCAAATCTTCTTGTTCCACCTTTTGATGATGATAATTCTTCCATGGACTTAAGCTCTCGCCTCAAAGCCCAGCAGTCGATTATTCAGTCATTCTGGAATGAGTGGAGAAAATCTTATCTCAATTCACTTCAAATTCGTAACAAATGGCAAGCTCGAGATTCCAATATTGCTGTCAATGATATTGTTGCCCTGAAGGAAGACAACGTTGCAGTCCTAAACTGGCCAATGGGAATCGTCGTTGCTGTCTACCCTGACAAAGAAGGTGAAATACGAAATGTTATGGTGAAAACTTCAACTGGTAAATATCAACGAGCTGTTACTCGGGTAGTTAAGTTGTTATCTGCTGAGGAAGCTCATGCCCCTCAGCCGGGGGGAGTGTGTTAG
- the LOC135847215 gene encoding uncharacterized protein LOC135847215 — MHSFVFSILLCSTLCCFHIHIMKALTESNSNHNKTYQAILFNLTRHDSGSACAATTQQEKTINDDFSITGRSIFLQTVYKCDEAKGNISLDICEKPPQPAMVYNSKKDAYEIGYELYYEEGKIQLLADNKYHSYNSLAQVEVNNKSKSPSEFVFSRHDGKNTKFIFVDGSITMVFHWISELLIKTSKHYKLIEWEKNIDDVKNHLKSKCQDYHSEGWDDINVSEARTNNESYKESTNHEKQSQKILKKSQIIPLWYFATDSGRLASCTHMNVIPVWKSIADGQLKKVDLFIAAVISTLESYNRYDQKVTFGVNGWYEQPLNYTIDGEHRQLLIPKTILRLVQGEFYSQTYAAMIVIHNKADYIADSDRLCSHETIISGWDTIHNYDPRTGITYVCQVTAQLQEKLGVPKFVDFLPFPIGHFRYISVEPIQLDVIPYSEHPGYDYTYPIEDRDVTDYVDDEFQKLLKSSRSENHH, encoded by the exons atgcattCATTTGTATTTTCCATATTATTATGTTCAACATTGTGCTGTTTCCATATCCACATAATGAAGGCACTAACAGAAAGTAATTCAAATCACAACAAAACATACCAAG ctattCTTTTCAATCTAACCAGACATGACAGTGGTTCAGCATGTGCAGCTACCACCCAACAAGAGAAAACAATTAACGACGACTTTTCAATCACTGGTAGAAGTATATTTTTGCAAACTGTTTATAAATGTGATGAAGCAAAAGGAAATATCTCATTAGATATCTGTGAGAAGCCTCCTCAACCTGCTATGGTTTATAATTCCAAAAAGGATGCTTATGAGATTGGTTACGAG ttatACTATGAAGAAGGCAAGATTCAGTTGCTGGCAGACAACAAATATCATTCTTATAACTCA CTTGCGCAGGTAGAGGTTAATAACAAATCAAAATCTCCGAGCGAATTCGTTTTCAGTCGCCACGAtggtaaaaatacaaaatttatttttgtcgaTGGATCCATCACCATG GTTTTCCATTGGATATCAGAGCTATTGattaaaacatcaaaacattACAAACTAATCGAatgggagaaaaatattgacGACGTGAAAAATCATCTTAAATCCAAATGTCAAGACTATCATTCAGAAGGATGGGATGATATCAAT GTATCAGAAGCTAGAACCAACAATGAAAGCTACAAAGAGTCGACGAATCACGAAAAAcaatctcaaaaaattctgaaaaaatcacaaatcatTCCACTATGGTATTTTGCCACAGATTCGGGTAGACTTGCCTCTTGCACACACATGAATGTTATACCAGTTTGGAAAAGTATCGCTGATGggcaattgaaaaaagttgaccttttcATCGCTGCAGTGATTAGTACTCTAGAA TCGTACAATCGATATGATCAGAAAGTTACTTTTGGCGTAAATGGATGGTATGAACAACCACTCAATTACACAATAGATGGTGAACACCGGCAACTTCTTATTCCAAAAACCATACTTCGATTGGTCCAAGGAGAGTTCTATTCTCAAACATATGCTGCTATGATTGTAATTCACAATAAAGCGGATTATATCGCAGATAGTGACAGGCTTTGCAGTCATGAAACAATAATTTCAGGCTGGGATACAATTCATAATTATGATCCAAGAACTGGCATAACGTATGTGTGCCAGGTAACAGCACAACTTCAAGAAAAATTAGGTGTTCctaaatttgttgattttcttCCATTTCCAATAGGGCACTTTCGATACATTTCAGTAGAGCCTATACAATTGGATGTAATCCCTTACTCTGAGCATCCTGGATACGATTACACCTATCCTATAGAAGATCGTGATGTTACAGACTATGTAGATGATGAGTTtcaaaagttgttaaaaagttCCAGATCTGAAAATCATCACTAG